In the Leishmania panamensis strain MHOM/PA/94/PSC-1 chromosome 30 sequence genome, one interval contains:
- the ATG4.2 gene encoding AUT2/APG4/ATG4 cysteine peptidase, putative (TriTrypDB/GeneDB-style sysID: LpmP.30.0280) produces the protein MLRYVQDLWSAFFPTEAVFPLQVVGRSGAAVESQEELGKALADTFLIFTYRDGFEAIPAVTRLIETDQGWGCLLRTSQMLLAHFLWAHGRPADRRLALFFDHSAETAPFSIHNLIRSVWNQRAFKAEYWSPSQGCEAIKRTMQDAIRTEQLQTRVTVVTSTNGCVYADEVHHTFKQGAEVVLVLASVRVSAAAQLTQESYLQIEKLMEQPQCLGIVGGVPGRSYYFFAHNQTQLFYLDPHQRTTAALLSDGPSATVSVTPSVSDVRCVHWSRVDTSLFLAFAVTTRDEWAALEVHLSNRFMHVESQRSLHDGDQFAPARQGHTNGTFVSPLRMGNRCEMNGAAGDLPLSETALLVQRRTLRVPRGRRQGSEAGTATDATAERNAGEDELDTDSWEYLD, from the coding sequence ATGCTCCGCTATGTTCAAGACTTATGGAGCGCCTTCTTCCCCACGGAGGCGGTGTTTCCCCTCCAAGTCGTCGGCAGGTCTGGCGCTGCCGTGGAGTCGCAAGAGGAATTAGGGAAGGCGCTGGCCGACACATTTCTCATCTTTACATACCGGGACGGCTTCGAGGCGATTCCGGCCGTCACGCGCCTGATTGAGACAGATCAGGGCTGGGGTTGTCTTCTGCGCACCTCGCAGATGCTCCTGGCCCATTTCCTGTGGGCCCACGGCCGCCCAGCAGACCGCAggctcgctcttttctttgacCACAGTGCGGAGACGGCGCCCTTCTCAATCCACAACCTGATCCGAAGCGTATGGAATCAGCGAGCATTCAAGGCGGAGTACTGGAGTCCATCGCAGGGCTGCGAGGCCATCAAGCGGACAATGCAGGATGCCATTAGgacggagcagctgcagacgcgGGTGACAGTGGTGACGTCCACAAACGGGTGCGTCTACGCAGACGAGGTACATCACACCTTCAAGCAgggggcggaggtggtgctcgTCTTAGCCTCCGTGCGCGtgagtgctgcagcgcagctgacCCAGGAGAGCTACCTCCAGATAGAAAAGCTGAtggagcagccgcagtgTCTGGGGATTGTCGGCGGAGTACCGGGGCGGAGCTACTACTTCTTTGCCCACAACCAAACTCAGCTCTTCTACCTCGACCCGCACCAGCGAAccactgccgcgctgctgagtGATGGGCCGTCCGCCACGGTGTCTGTCACGCCATCCGTCTCCGATGTGCGCTGTGTGCATTGGTCCCGCGTCGACACATCGCTGTTTCTCGCCTTCGCTGTTACGACCCGGGATGAGTGGgccgcgctggaggtgcATCTCTCCAACAGATTTATGCACGTCGAATCCCAGAGGTCGCTGCACGACGGCGATCAGTTCGCGCCTGCGCGGCAAGGGCACACCAACGGCACTTTTGTGTCCCCGCTGCGTATGGGTAATCGCTGTGAGATGAACGGCGCGGCCGGAGACCTGCCGCTCTCGGAGACAGCCTTACTAGTACAGCGACGCACGCTGCGGGTGCCTCGTGGGAGACGCCAGGGGAGTGAGGCAGGAACTGCCACTGATGCTACAGCAGAGAGGAATGCCGGTGAGGACGAACTCGACACGGACTCGTGGGAATACCTGGATTGA
- a CDS encoding hypothetical protein (TriTrypDB/GeneDB-style sysID: LpmP.30.0290): MNCATQFVLPRSSAAIIKIASTASLAVPCRAMHGKPASGHKVRTQHSRRWWMQSKAHHLTAIPHEEARSRPHFPAYTEDVDQPMVVPDGACCFNCKKPIDGDDINSYVWVPSGNARVPTTQGYFFHVKCFKCWSCKYRIIHNQFYSKDGRAWCLSCALGRDIRVPTRRWHTSYVNTHRTGSRLTGQFFPRHRHQMEFLFNPNE; this comes from the coding sequence ATGAACTGTGCGACGCAGTTCGTACTGCCTCGCAGTAGTGCTGCCATCATTAAGATCGCATCAACTGCCTCGCTCGCCGTTCCATGTCGAGCTATGCACGGCAAACCAGCGTCAGGGCACAaggtgcgcacgcagcacagTCGCCGCTGGTGGATGCAGTCCAAGGCGCACCACCTCACCGCCATCCCGCATGAAGAGGCCAGGTCACGCCCGCACTTCCCCGCCTACACCGAGGATGTTGATCAGCCAATGGTGGTGCCCGACGGCGCATGTTGTTTCAACTGCAAAAAGCCGATCGATGGGGACGACATCAACAGCTACGTGTGGGTTCCGTCCGGCAATGCGCGGGTGCCGACTACACAGGGGTACTTTTTCCATGTGAAGTGCTTCAAGTGCTGGAGCTGCAAGTACCGCATCATACACAACCAGTTCTACTCGAAGGACGGGCGCGCGTGGTGTCTGTCGTGCGCACTCGGGCGCGACATCCGGGTGCcgacgcggcgctggcacacCTCGTATGTCAACACGCACCGCACCGGCTCTCGTCTGACAGGCCAGTTCTTCCctcgccatcgccatcagATGGAGTTCCTCTTTAACCCAAACGAGTAG